GCCAGTCCCTGCGCGGCCCACCAGTCGTAATCGGCGCTGGTGTACAGGTACGCCGCCTGCCCCGGCCCGCCGTGATGCCGGGTGTTCAGGACGTGATCGCCGTCCAGTCCCAGCGTGCCCACCGGTACGGGTCCGACCACCGGGCGCTTGTCGATGCCGCTGCGAGCGGCGCGCGCCCCGACCTTCAGTGGCGCCGCCTGCCCGACGTTCACGTGCTGAAGGTGCGTCATCCGGGGCGGCGGGGGCTGGGTGGTCATGCCCGCAGGGTACGGCATGGGCCGGGCCGGTTGGTGGGCTGGTGACCTTCGCCCTCGTCTGCGGCGCGGCGGTGTGATGGAATAAGGGTTGTGAGTTCGAAGCCCCGCCCCTCCCGTACCGACCCTCCCGCACGGCCGGGTCCGTCCCCGTTGCCTGCCCCCGATGCAGCGCTGGCGCAGGCGGGCCGCGTGCCGACCCTGGCGGTCCTGATGGCCCTGCTGATGACCAGCGCCACGCCGTTCCTGGCTGGCCTGTTGCAGGGTCAGACGCAGCACCTGGGCCGCAACGTGCTGTACACCTGCCTGACCGTGTTCCTGCTGGGCATGGTGTGGCGCGGCAGCGTGTGGGCGTGGCGCCTGACCGTGAGTTTCTCGATGGTGGCGGGCCTGCTGGTGTTCATCGTGGGCATGCTGGCGGGCGCGGCCGCGTGGCAGGGCTGGCTGGTCAGCGGGGCGGGACTGGTGTACCTGCTGCTGGGCACGGCGCTGGTGGGCACGGCGTCCATCCGGGCGTTCCTGGATACCCGCTGGGCGGCCCGCAGCCGGGCGCGGGGGCGCGCGTGAGCGGGCGGCGGTTCACGGTCGTCGGCACGAACAACTCGTTCACCTGCGGGCACTGCGGCGCACAGGTCGAGCCGCTCCGGAACGGCAGCGTACGCAACCACTGCCCCGAGTGCCTGCACAGCCGTCACGTGGACGTGCTGCCCGGCGACCGCGCCTGCACCTGCCACGGCATCATGGAACCCGTCGCGGTCGATCAGAGCGGCAAGAAAGGCTGGATGATCACGCACCGCTGCCAGAAGTGCGGCTTCGAGGGCCGCAACCGCGCCGCGACCGACGATCCCGCGCAACCCGACAGCTGGGACGCCCTGATCGCCGTCAGCGCCCGCAGGCGCGACTGATACGGACTCGGATTGAATGGGCTGCAAAGCCCGTTTGGTCCGAGCGGACGCGAGTGGAATCCGTATGGTCCCGGCCCCCCCGGCGCTGCCCTCAGCCCAGGCGGGGCGGCATGCGCACGATGGTCAGCATGTACTGCCCGAGTGCCTGGATCGCCTCGTAGAAGCGGCCGAACTCGACGGGTTTCACCACGTAGCTGGCCGCGAACGCCTGGTACGAGCGCAGGATGTCCTCCTCGGCCTGACTGGTGGTCAGCATGATCACGGGGATGGTCATGAGGTCGGGGTCGCGTTTGAGTTCCTGCAGGAATTCCAGGCCGTTCATGCGGGGCATGTTGATGTCCAGCAGGATCACGTCCGGGCGCGGAATGCGCTGGGGGGCGGGCAGGCCGTCTGCCGGGAGGGTGCCGCGCAGCAGTTCCAGGCCTTCCACGCCGTCACGGGCGACGTGCAGGTTGTTCAGCACGCCGGCTTCCGCGAACGCTTCGCGGGTCAGGACGATGTCGGGTTCGCTGTCCTCGACCAGCAGGATCTCGATGGGGGTCGGCGGGAGGAGGTGTGGGCTGTGGGCTATGGGCATGGCGGGTTCCTTGGGACGGCGGGGTGCGCGGGTCGCTCTGGGAGCGTGGGGTGTGGGGGTGGCGGGCGGCGCCGCGTATGGGTCAAGTCTGACAGTTGCTGGTGTGCGCTGCCGTCAGCTGGACTTTACGCAGCCGCCACGCAGCCTTGATGCTCCCTTGACCAATACTGTACTGCTGGTCAGTTGTGGTGGGTAGGGTGGTGCGTGCGGGTGCGCTAGCCTCCGGGCATGACTGACCCCCACCCGACCCTGCTGCAACTGTCCCTGCTGGGCGGCGCGTCGTTCCGTGAGGTCACGCAGTTGCTGGGCGACCTGAGCTGGGCCGAGGCCAGCGCCCCGCACGCCGGGCTGCCCCGCACCCTGGCCGACGTGATCTGGCACCTGAGCGTCACGCAGCGCGCCAGCCTGAACATCGCCTCCGGACGCGCGGACGGCTGGCCCGACGACCTGAACGTCTGGCCCCCGGCGCCACTGACCGAACCTGATTTCACGGCGGCCCTGGCGGACCTACTGGCCGGACTGCCCGAGGCGCAGGCCCTGGCCCGCGAT
The genomic region above belongs to Deinococcus seoulensis and contains:
- a CDS encoding RNHCP domain-containing protein → MSGRRFTVVGTNNSFTCGHCGAQVEPLRNGSVRNHCPECLHSRHVDVLPGDRACTCHGIMEPVAVDQSGKKGWMITHRCQKCGFEGRNRAATDDPAQPDSWDALIAVSARRRD
- a CDS encoding response regulator, whose protein sequence is MPIAHSPHLLPPTPIEILLVEDSEPDIVLTREAFAEAGVLNNLHVARDGVEGLELLRGTLPADGLPAPQRIPRPDVILLDINMPRMNGLEFLQELKRDPDLMTIPVIMLTTSQAEEDILRSYQAFAASYVVKPVEFGRFYEAIQALGQYMLTIVRMPPRLG
- a CDS encoding damage-inducible protein DinB, with protein sequence MTDPHPTLLQLSLLGGASFREVTQLLGDLSWAEASAPHAGLPRTLADVIWHLSVTQRASLNIASGRADGWPDDLNVWPPAPLTEPDFTAALADLLAGLPEAQALARDPSSRARDVLTDLAVHSAYHWGQVALLRRLTGTLPAGAGA